GTTTTGCAAGGTTAATATCAATTAAATTTGTTTTAAATCTTTAAAGGAGAAAGAATGAATCGACGAGAATTCATAAAGAGTGCCGCAGCTAGTGCTGCTTGCGCAAGTGCTGGTATAGCTGTGCCAAGCTCGCTAAGTGCAGCAAGCGAAGCAGAAAAAGGCTGGCGTTGGGACAAAGCTGCCTGTAGATTTTGCGGAACTGGATGTGGCATCATGGTTGCAACCAAAGAGGGCAAGATAGTAGCTGTAAAAGGTGACCCAGAAGCACCGGTAAACCGCGGTCTAAACTGTATCAAAGGCTATTTTAATGCTAAGATCATGTACGGCGAAGACAGGATCACTCATCCGCTTTTACGTGTAAACGAAAAAGGAGAATTTGACAAAAAAGGCAAATTTAAGCAAGTAAGCTGGAAACAAGCATTTGATGTCATGGAGACTCAGTTTAGAAAAGCATATGATGAACTAGGACCTCACGGTATCGGAGTTTTAGGTTCTGGTCAATATACTATTCCAGAAGGTTACGCTGCTGTTAAGCTTATAAAAGGCGGCTTTAGAAGCAATAGCATCGATCCAAACGCAAGACACTGTATGGCAAGTGCAGTTGTTGGTTTCATGCAAACATTTGGTATAGACGAGCCATCAGGCTGTTTTGATGACATTGAGCTTACAGATACTATTGTGGCTTGGGGCGCAAATATGGCTGAGATGCACCCGATCCTTTGGGCGCGCGTAAGCGATAGAAAGCTTAGCGATCCTGATAGAGTAAAGGTTGTAAATTTAAGCACCTACTCAACTAGAACATCAAATTTAGCTGACATCGAGATCATCTTTGCTCCGTCATCTGACCTTGCTATCTGGAACTACATCGCTCGCGAGATAGTTTATAACCACCCAGAGATGATCGATGAAGAATTTGTTAAAAAGCACTGTGTATTTACAACCGGTCCAGCCGACATCGGATATGGTCTGCGCCCAGACATTCATCACAAAAAATATGCTCCAAGCGAGCTAGACACTGCTGCTACTGAGAAGTCAAAGGTACTAAGCGAGGCTGAGGGCGTTACGCTTTCTTATCTTGGACTAAAAGCTGGTGATACACTAGAAAATAAAAATGCTGCAAAAGCTGGTGCGCACTGGCAAATAACATTTGAAGAGTTTAAAAAAGCTCTTGCGCCTTACACACTTGACTTTACAGCAAAGGTGGCAAAAGGCGATCCTAACGAAGACATTAATGAGTTTAAAGCAAAACTAAAAGCACTTGCTGATCTTTATATAGAGAAAAACCGCAAAGTCGTAAGTTTTTGGACTATGGGCTTTAACCAACACCAACGTGGTACATGGGTAAATGAGCAAGCTTATATGGTTCACTTCTTGCTCGGCAAACAAGCACTTCCAGGTTCAGGAGCGTTTTCTCTAACTGGTCAACCAAGTGCGTGTGGTACAGCAAGAGAGGTTGGAACATTTGTTCACCGCTTGCCAGCTGACATGGTTATTGAGAATCCAAAACATAGAGAGATAACTGAAAAAATTTGGAAACTTCCTGCCGGAACACTAAGCGGTGTACTAGCTTCCCACTACGTAAAAATGATGCGTGATCTTGAAGATGGTAAGGTTAAATTTATCTGGGTTCAAGTAAACAACCCATGGCAAAATACTGCAAACGCAAACCACTGGATAAAAGCGGCTCGTGAGATGGATAACTTCATCGTTGTCAGTGATCCTTATCCAGGAATTTCTGCAAAAGTAGCCGACCTTATTCTTCCAACTGCAATGATCTATGAAAAATGGGGTGCTTACGGTAACGCTGAGAGAAGAACACAACACTGGAGACAGCAAGTACTTCCTGTTGGTGAAGCGATGCCTGATATTTGGCAAATGATGGAATTTAGCAAGCGCTTTAAGCTAAAAGATGTTTGGGGTGAGAAAAAAGTAAATGACAAAGTTACACTTCCAAATGTGCTCGATGCTGCAAAAGCTATGGGATACAGCGAAGAAGATACGCTATTTGACGTGCTTTTTGCAAACGAGGAGGCTAAGAAATTTAGCGCAAACGATCCGATCATGGAAAACTACGACAATACAGAAGTATTTGGCGATAGCAGAAAAGTGATCGGCTCAGATGGTAAAGAATTTAAAGGATATGGATTTTTCATCCACAAATATCTTTGGGAAGAGTATAGAAAATTTGGTGTTGGCCACGGCCACGACCTAGCTGACTTTGACACTTACCACAAAGTAAGAGGTCTAAGATGGCCGGTAGTTGATGGTAAAGAGACTCAGTGGAGATTTAACACTAAATTTGACCCATACGCTAAAAAAGCTGCTCCAAATGATAAATTTGCATTCTACGGCAACAAAAACGCAGCCCTTCCAACAGGCGATCTAAAAGGCGTGAAAAACCAAGAGAAAACACCTCTTGCAAACAAAGCAAAAATTTTCTTCCGCCCTTACATGGATCCATGCGAGATGCCAAGCAAAGATTATCCATTCTGGCTATGTACTGGTCGTGTTCTAGAGCACTGGCATACAGGCACGATGACTATGCGTGTTCCTGAGCTTTATAGAGCCGTTCCAGAGGCACTTTGCTACATGCACGAAGACGACGCTAAAAAACTTGGCGTAATGCAAAACGAGATCGTCTGGGTCGAGTCACGCCGTGGCAAAGTAAAAGCAAGAGTAGATCTAAAAGGTAGAAATAAGCCGCCAGTAGGACTTGTCTATGTGCCTTTCTTTGATGAAAACGTATTTATAAACAAAGTCTGCCTTGACGCTACTTGTCCGATCTCAAAAGAGACTGACTATAAAAAATGCGCGGTTAAAATTTACAAGGCGTAAAAGTGGCTGATATGGAATTTTCAAGTAGGCGAGAAGCTTTGAAATTTGGAGCTAAGGTAGCGATCTTAGCTCTTGGCGGAGGCTTTGTATGGTCACTTAGCGCCAAAGCCTCACCGCTTATACTTCTTAGACCGCCTGGTGCGAAAGCAGAGGAGCAGTTTTTGAAAAGCTGTATCAAGTGCGGACTTTGCGTAGAGGCCTGTCCATTTGACACGCTAAAACTTGCCTCGCTAGAAGATGGCATAAGCATTGGAACGCCTTATTTTGAGCCTAGAAAAATTCCTTGCTATATGTGCGAGCATATCCCTTGCGTGCCAGCCTGTCCGACTGGGGCACTGGACGCAAATTTAGTTAGCACAGCTGGCAAACTCGATATCAACAAAGCCAAAATGGGCGTTGCAGTGGTCGATATGAAAAACTGCGTGGCCTACTGGGGCATACAGTGCGATGCTTGTTATAGGGCTTGTCCTCTTTTAGATAAAGCCTTATATCTTGAATATCGCCGTAACGAAAGGACGCAAAAGCATGCCTTTTTGCTTCCAGTGGTCAATAGCGACATCTGCACCGGATGTGGCCTATGTGAGCGAGCCTGTATCACCAAAAAAGCAGCCATTACCGTGCTAAATCGTGACGCGGTGCTTGGCAAAGTAGGTGATAACTACGTCAAAGGCTGGGTCAAAGAAGATGAAAGACGCATAGATGATGCAGACAGCAAAATAAAGCTTGACATTAAAAAAGCGACTGATTATCTAAATGGTGGTGAGCTATGAAATTTTTAATCTTAAGACGAATAACTCAAATTTCTATCCTAGTACTATTTATCCTAGGAAATTTTTATGGAGTTAAGATACTTAGCGGAAATTTAAGCTCATCTTTGCTTTTTGGAAAAATTCCACTAAGCGATCCATTTGCTTTGGTTCAAATTTTACTTGCAAGCTTTAGTGCCGGCATAAATGCAATTATTGGAGCTGGCATTATCTTTGCATTTTACGCGCTAGTTGCTCCAAGAGCGTTTTGTTCGTGGATATGCCCAATAAATTTACTAACCGATATCGCTTTTAAACTAAGAGAGAAATTTGGCTTTAAGGGCGAAAAAGTCTTAAATGTGAGTAAAAATTTACGTTATTACTTGCTGGCTCTTGCTCTTATATTAAGCCTTGCTTTATCTTATCCAGTATTTGAGAGCGTTAGCTATATTGGCATTATTCAGCGTGGCATTATTTACGGCTCAGCTAGTGCTTTAGGCATAGCGGTTGCGATCATTGCTTTTGATATGTTTGTGTTAAAGCGTGGTATTTGCTCGCACGTTTGTCCGCTTGGTGCCTTTTATGCCATCATCTCAAAATTTGCCCTAATTAGAGTAAAACATGATGCCCAGGCTTGTACAAAATGTATGAAATGCAAGCTTATTTGCCCAGAGATGCAAGTGCTTGACATGATCGGTAAAGAGAGCCGCTCGGTAAGCTCAAGCGAGTGCATAAGCTGTGGCAGGTGCATTGATGTTTGTGGAGATGGGGCTTTGAAATTTAGTATTAGAAATTTAAGGAGAGAAAAATGAAAATAAAAATAATGATGCTTGGAGGATTGTGTGCTGCGTTTTTTGCGGCATGTACTTTTAATAATCCAAGTATTAGTGATTCGCAAATCGGCTTTAGAAATATCGATTTGCTAGACGATAAAGACGTTGTATTAAAAGATGTGAACTACACAAAAGAGCCAGCTGGTATGTCAAAGAAATTTGATAGGTCTTTTGAAAATGCACCACCATTTATCCCACACGATACTGAGGGTTTAGTGCCTATCACAAAAGATATGAATATGTGCGTAACCTGCCATATGCCTGAGTTTGCAAAAGATAGTGGAGCAACACCGATACCATCATCTCACCTTTATGACATCAGAAATAAAAAAGATCTTGCAGGCAAGCTTGATGATGAAAGATATAACTGCACAACATGCCACGTTGAGCAACAAAATGGCGTAACGCAGCTTGTTGGCAATAAATTTAAGCCTGATTTTAGAGATAAAAACGGCACTCATAAGTCAAACTTGCTAGATGTTTTAAACGATGGTGTTAAATAATGCAAAGCAGGCGAGAGCTTTTTAGTAAAATTTTGGGGGCAAAATCTGCTCCCAAATCTATAACTCCGCCTTTTTTTAGCGGAGAGTTTGACTGCGATAGATGCGATGCTAGCTGCGTAAATGCTTGTGAAAAAGAGCTTCTTAGCTTTGAAAATGAAAGGGTAGTTTTTAAAGTTAAAAAGCTGGGCTGTGACTTTTGCGAAGAGTGCGCAAAGGCTTGCGAGAGTCTTGGTAAGAAGACATTAAGCTTAAACTCGCCAAAGAGTATAAATGCAAAAGTTGGTATCGATGTTTCTAGCTGTCTAGCATGGAACGATACAATCTGCTACAACTGCCTTGATGCTTGCAAATTTAAAGCAGTCGAATTTCTTGGTGTTTTTAGACCTATTGTTAATCAAAACTGCGTAAGTTGCGGCGAGTGCTTTGATGTTTGCTTTAAAAATTCACTTCAAATGGAGGCCTTATGAGAGCTTTGTTTTTTATTTTTTGTCTATTAAATTTTATCTTTGCAAGCGAGATCACTACGCCATACAAGCAAATAGAGGCTAGTGCAAATGTGCTAAGCACAACGCTAATAAATGGCAAACTCTTTATCGCGACTGATGGAGGGACGGTTGAAATTTATGATCCTAAAGAGTCTAAATTTGAAGAGATTATCAAGATGGATGATATAAAAACTTATGTTAGTGATCATGAAAGACCAAAAATTTTAAGTATTGATGAATTTGATGGCAAAACTCTTATACTTAGCGAAGGTGACTATGCTACAAAGGTGCTTCATCTAAGAGAAAATGGGCAGATGAGAAGCATAAAAGTGGATAATCAAGCAATAAAAAAGGCATTATTTTTAGATAATGAGCATGTTGCGCTTGCTTCAATTAGCAATGAAATTTACTTTTTAAACTTAAAAAGTGGCGAAATTTATGATAGCTTTAAAATTTCAATTGCAATGCTTTCAGATATGGAGATAAATGAAGATAGAAGCACGCTAGCTATCGCTTGCGAGAGTGGGAAGGTCTACTTTTATAACATAAAAGCTAAAAAAATGGATCAAATTTTAGATATTCATACAGACAATATCTACGACATCTCCTATAAAAATGGCGTTATGATCAGCGGAGGTACCGATAGGATCGTGGGTATATTCTCAGCTGGAAGCCTAAAAAAGATAAATACCGGATTTTTGGTCTATGGTGTCGGCCTTAGCGATGATGGTAGAGTAGCGGCCTATATGAGTGATGAGATGAGCGATGTAAATTTAGTTGATAGCAAAAGCTTAGAAAATATTGCAATGCTAAAAACTGGACAAAGTACGATAAATAGCATAGTTTTTATAAGCGATAACGAAGTCGTAACTTCAGCTTATGAGAATAAAATTTTGTTTTGGAGAATTAAATGAATATTTCAAGTTTGATAGTTTATACGGACAATAAAAATGAAAGTGTAAAAAATGAGATAAAAAAGCTAAAAGAGTGTGAAATAATAACCGATGCAGACGATAGAATCGTAGTGGTAGTTAGCTCAGATAGTATTGAAGATGAGATAAAAAATTTTAAAAAGATAGAAGCTATCAGTGGAGTGGTGAGCGTTGCGATGGTTTATAGCTATCAAGAAGATGCCGAAGAAAATAGGAAAAAACTAGAAGAAAATGGCAAGATAAGTGAAATTTTAACAAGTGATGAGGTAAAGGCAGAGGATATTACTTATGGCGGCAGCGTGCATCATAGAGTGAAATAGTAAAACTTAAATTTTTAGCTTTTGCATTATCATTAAAATTTATAGTGCAAAAGCCTACTTTTCGTACAGATCTTCTTAATAAATTCATTGCTAGTACTGCTTATATTTAATTAATTTTGTTTGGCTTGTAGATTAAATTTATATTCAAGAGTTAATAGATTTTGGGTTAAAAAATTACCCAGCGAGCATTAAAATCAAAAGTATAGCAAGTGAATTAAATTTTAGCTTAGAATATCTTGAGATGATGCTTGCATAAAGAATTTTAGCAGGCCAGTTTTGGCTTACTAAATTTATAGCCTTAAGGTCTATCTTTGATCAAATTTAATAAATTTTCTCCAATGTTTTCATTTGTTAGATTTGAAATTTCTTTATAAAAATTTCCTTTTTTGTCTATTAAATATATTGAAGAGCTGTGAGCAACAGAGTAGCCCATGGCTGAGTTTTCAAGACGGACTTTTTGAAATTTTACACCATAGGTTTTTGCCACTTCTTTTAAGGAATTTAGTTTTAATCCATCGGCATCTTTGTAGAAATTTTTTGCCATTAGAGTTAAATTTTCAGGAGTGTCGCGTTCAGGATCAAGTGTAATAAAAAGCAGCTCAAAGTCATCTCTTTTTAGTTTGTTTAGTTCATCGCCAATCAAAGAGAGCGCAGTAGGGCAGACATCGGGGCAAAAAAGATAACCAAAATATATAACTTTGTACTTTCCGTCATAATTTTTAAGACTTACTTCACCGTTTTGTGAAAGTGCCTTAAAATCATACTTGTTTGGCTTTATTAGCAAAAGTGCAACACCTATACAAATTAAGATTATTATTAAGCCCCAAAATGCCTTTTTCATTGTTACCCTCTATAATTTTAGATCAAGATCTACAAAAAAACCAGTTTCTTTTTCGTCATCAAGCACTTTAAATCGATATCTCATAAGCTCGACAACACAAGCACTTAGCACTACTTGAGCAGTTAAGTTATCGCCTCTTGGCTCAAGTCTTGCTTTGATTGATCCCATATTCATATTTATGCCGTCTATC
This genomic interval from Campylobacter concisus contains the following:
- the napA gene encoding nitrate reductase catalytic subunit NapA, which codes for MNRREFIKSAAASAACASAGIAVPSSLSAASEAEKGWRWDKAACRFCGTGCGIMVATKEGKIVAVKGDPEAPVNRGLNCIKGYFNAKIMYGEDRITHPLLRVNEKGEFDKKGKFKQVSWKQAFDVMETQFRKAYDELGPHGIGVLGSGQYTIPEGYAAVKLIKGGFRSNSIDPNARHCMASAVVGFMQTFGIDEPSGCFDDIELTDTIVAWGANMAEMHPILWARVSDRKLSDPDRVKVVNLSTYSTRTSNLADIEIIFAPSSDLAIWNYIAREIVYNHPEMIDEEFVKKHCVFTTGPADIGYGLRPDIHHKKYAPSELDTAATEKSKVLSEAEGVTLSYLGLKAGDTLENKNAAKAGAHWQITFEEFKKALAPYTLDFTAKVAKGDPNEDINEFKAKLKALADLYIEKNRKVVSFWTMGFNQHQRGTWVNEQAYMVHFLLGKQALPGSGAFSLTGQPSACGTAREVGTFVHRLPADMVIENPKHREITEKIWKLPAGTLSGVLASHYVKMMRDLEDGKVKFIWVQVNNPWQNTANANHWIKAAREMDNFIVVSDPYPGISAKVADLILPTAMIYEKWGAYGNAERRTQHWRQQVLPVGEAMPDIWQMMEFSKRFKLKDVWGEKKVNDKVTLPNVLDAAKAMGYSEEDTLFDVLFANEEAKKFSANDPIMENYDNTEVFGDSRKVIGSDGKEFKGYGFFIHKYLWEEYRKFGVGHGHDLADFDTYHKVRGLRWPVVDGKETQWRFNTKFDPYAKKAAPNDKFAFYGNKNAALPTGDLKGVKNQEKTPLANKAKIFFRPYMDPCEMPSKDYPFWLCTGRVLEHWHTGTMTMRVPELYRAVPEALCYMHEDDAKKLGVMQNEIVWVESRRGKVKARVDLKGRNKPPVGLVYVPFFDENVFINKVCLDATCPISKETDYKKCAVKIYKA
- a CDS encoding 4Fe-4S ferredoxin, with translation MQSRRELFSKILGAKSAPKSITPPFFSGEFDCDRCDASCVNACEKELLSFENERVVFKVKKLGCDFCEECAKACESLGKKTLSLNSPKSINAKVGIDVSSCLAWNDTICYNCLDACKFKAVEFLGVFRPIVNQNCVSCGECFDVCFKNSLQMEAL
- a CDS encoding SCO family protein, with translation MKKAFWGLIIILICIGVALLLIKPNKYDFKALSQNGEVSLKNYDGKYKVIYFGYLFCPDVCPTALSLIGDELNKLKRDDFELLFITLDPERDTPENLTLMAKNFYKDADGLKLNSLKEVAKTYGVKFQKVRLENSAMGYSVAHSSSIYLIDKKGNFYKEISNLTNENIGENLLNLIKDRP
- a CDS encoding WD40 repeat domain-containing protein, which produces MRALFFIFCLLNFIFASEITTPYKQIEASANVLSTTLINGKLFIATDGGTVEIYDPKESKFEEIIKMDDIKTYVSDHERPKILSIDEFDGKTLILSEGDYATKVLHLRENGQMRSIKVDNQAIKKALFLDNEHVALASISNEIYFLNLKSGEIYDSFKISIAMLSDMEINEDRSTLAIACESGKVYFYNIKAKKMDQILDIHTDNIYDISYKNGVMISGGTDRIVGIFSAGSLKKINTGFLVYGVGLSDDGRVAAYMSDEMSDVNLVDSKSLENIAMLKTGQSTINSIVFISDNEVVTSAYENKILFWRIK
- a CDS encoding nitrate reductase cytochrome c-type subunit, whose translation is MKIKIMMLGGLCAAFFAACTFNNPSISDSQIGFRNIDLLDDKDVVLKDVNYTKEPAGMSKKFDRSFENAPPFIPHDTEGLVPITKDMNMCVTCHMPEFAKDSGATPIPSSHLYDIRNKKDLAGKLDDERYNCTTCHVEQQNGVTQLVGNKFKPDFRDKNGTHKSNLLDVLNDGVK
- the napG gene encoding ferredoxin-type protein NapG, which translates into the protein MEFSSRREALKFGAKVAILALGGGFVWSLSAKASPLILLRPPGAKAEEQFLKSCIKCGLCVEACPFDTLKLASLEDGISIGTPYFEPRKIPCYMCEHIPCVPACPTGALDANLVSTAGKLDINKAKMGVAVVDMKNCVAYWGIQCDACYRACPLLDKALYLEYRRNERTQKHAFLLPVVNSDICTGCGLCERACITKKAAITVLNRDAVLGKVGDNYVKGWVKEDERRIDDADSKIKLDIKKATDYLNGGEL
- the napH gene encoding quinol dehydrogenase ferredoxin subunit NapH, which codes for MKFLILRRITQISILVLFILGNFYGVKILSGNLSSSLLFGKIPLSDPFALVQILLASFSAGINAIIGAGIIFAFYALVAPRAFCSWICPINLLTDIAFKLREKFGFKGEKVLNVSKNLRYYLLALALILSLALSYPVFESVSYIGIIQRGIIYGSASALGIAVAIIAFDMFVLKRGICSHVCPLGAFYAIISKFALIRVKHDAQACTKCMKCKLICPEMQVLDMIGKESRSVSSSECISCGRCIDVCGDGALKFSIRNLRREK
- a CDS encoding chaperone NapD: MNISSLIVYTDNKNESVKNEIKKLKECEIITDADDRIVVVVSSDSIEDEIKNFKKIEAISGVVSVAMVYSYQEDAEENRKKLEENGKISEILTSDEVKAEDITYGGSVHHRVK